One Bosea sp. 124 genomic window, TTCGTTGCAGACCAGGCCCCAGGTTTCACGCCCCGTCGAAGGCAGTGCCAGGAGGTCTGCTGCAGCATAAGCCGCAGGCATTTCGCTCTGGTTCTGGAAACCCAGAAGGTCGACCGTCACGCCAAGCTCGGCAGCACGCTTCCTGATGTCCGGCTCCAGTGGCCCGGAGCCGGCGACAAGCATGCGGGCATTGAGACCATCGCGCCTCAGCAGGGCCACCGCATCGACCAGATCGAGCGGTCGTTTGAACGGGATCAGCTTGCCTGCAAACAGCAGGACGGCTTCGTTCGCGCCGATGCCGAGCCTCGCACGCAGCCGCTGCCGGGCATCAGCCGTCGCCGCCAGCGCAAAACGTTTCGTGTCGACGCAATGTGGGGAATGGAACAGCTGCGTCTCCGGATAGGCGTAATGCCGGAAGTAATCGCGGTTGCGCTCGCCGACATAGAGCGCCCCGTCGAACGCCCGCAGCAGGAGCGGGTAGGCAAGGCGTTTGATTTCGGTCTTGATCCGGCCGCGTGGCGTGCCGAGCTGGCTGTCGCCCCGGACCAGCACCGGGAGACGCCGGCGCTTTGCCGCGAAGATCCCCTGTAGCATCGATTTCAGATGCCATCCCAGGGCCAGCACGCAGGTAAAGCGGCCCGCTTCCAGCAATTCACCGATATCGGGCGTGTCGCAGCCAGCGAAGTGATCCGTGCCGGGCCGCATCGCGACATTGCGCAGAAACTGGCTGTCATAGCCGCTGGTCAGGTCGATATCCCAAGTGAAGGCCTCGCCGAAGCCGGCGGCTGCCTGCTGGGCCGCCGTCGCATTGTGGGCATAGAACACGTGCAGGTCGAGCCGCTGCGCCAGCGTTCGAAAGAGCGGAGCATAGTACTGCACGGGGTGGGACGCGAGAACGGCAAGGCGAGGAGGCATGTGTTTACGAAACGGCCAGAGGGGATGGAAGATGTCGGGGAGCCCATTTGCGCGATGCATTGATCGAAGGGCGCTCGACCAGACGCCACAGCACCCATGCTGCGCAGAGAGAGATCGCCATAGCTAAGATGGAGAGCGCAAATTCCTGGCTCGATGTCTGCACAAACCGATGGCCGAGATTCACGACGCGGCCTCCTATCGGAATATGCACCAGATAAAGTGAGTAGGATATAGTTCCCAAAGCTGTGATCACAGCGGCGGCTCGTGGCGGAAACGATATTCCAGTCCCTGCCGCCAACAGCAGAGCCGTCACACTACCGCAGATCGCTTCGATCGTCGAACCGCTCATGATCATCGCGAAGCCGGCTACCGCAATCAGGAGCAGAGCCTCGCCCTTGCCACAGAAGCCGGTCTCCTTTCTGAAAACCGCAAAACCCATAACGAACAGCATCAGGCGGGCTGGCAACACTCCAGCCAAAATCCCAGCAGCCAGAATTCCAACACAGGCGATGGCGGCGCTTCGGTGGTGCCGTCCGCAGAACGCGCTCAGTGTCAGCGCCATGAAAAGGTAGAATGCGAATTCATAAGCAAGCGTCCAGTAGACGGGCTGCAGCCATTGATGCTGGGTAAAGGGAATCAGATAAAAAAAATGGAAGAGGAGCTGCTGGGGACTGTAATATTGGTCTATACCTTGAAAGCTCGGTGCCAGCCGCGATGCATGATATAGAGCGAGGACCAGGAGCAGACTAACGATGTAAGCCGGTTCGAGTCGAATGATACGGCGCATCAGAAAGATCGGAGCGTCCCGAAACCGGTATCGGCTAAACAGCTTCTTCATCGAGTAGGGAACGATGAAGCCTGAGATCACGAAGAACACCTCGACACCAAGCCAGCCATAGGTGCCGGAGGCAGCTACCCAGCTGTTCTTATGTGTGGCGGTGAGGTGGAACCAAGCCACGGAGACGGCTGCCAGCCCACGCAGCAGTTCGACCAGTTGTAGCCGTGAGGCGGACGGTGTCACGCGCAGGCCTTATCCAACACAGCGGCAAATTGTCCAGCGAGGTTTCGGGCCGTATAGGGCTCGTACACTGCCGGGTCAGACGCACCGAAGCGCTCCGGCTGCAATGCCATCGCCCGCAACGTATCGGCGATGGCCGGGGTAAGCCCGGGCAGGTCCTGCAGCGTTGAGAAGGAGAAGGCACTGCCGCCGCCTGCGGCAGAGAGGATGGCATGCGCGCTCGATGCGTCATGGAACAGCGACAGGAACGGTCGCTTGGCCATGAGATTGGGATAGATCTTCGAGGCGGTGTAGTGCGGCTCGTCGGAGCCGATCATCAGCAGTCCGTTGGATTGGGCCAGCAGGCTCAACGCCTCGAGATAAGGCACGCGCTGCGGCGTCTCCTGAACCAGCGTCGCGACCCCTTCCTGCGCCGCGAGCGGTGTCACCAAATGTGCGCCCGCGCCGCTGGGCTGGTTGCTGGTGCCGACGAAATTCAACCGAATCCGGTTGGCAAGCGCCGGCTCACGTTCGCAAAGCAGGCGCAGCCCGGCGAAGAGTGCACGGACCAGCGCGCCCGCCCGCGGCAGGAATGTGCCGACATAGCTGAGATTGATCCGATCGGGATCAAGTCGAACCTGAAGGTTCACCGGCGGATTGGCGCGCAGCATCTCGAAATCGGCAGGGTCGCCGCCGATCGGAATCGCTGCCATCCGACTTCGATCGAGCCAGGGATAGCGCTGAGCCATCTCGCTATTCTGCCGGTCTGACACGGAGGTTACGAAACTCGCATGGCGTACAGCCCGCGGCTCTAGCGCCAGGGCCAGCCGATGGGCGAGCCCGCCTTTGCTCCAGCGTGGCCGCAAAGCGCCCTCTGCCGAGATCCAGGGATCCTGGAAATCGAGAATGACCGGCAGGGCGAGGCGGGTCTGTACCATCCGCGCCATCAGCATGGGATAGAAGGGTGAGCCAGTGATCAGCACTGCGTCAATTCGCTCGGCCTGCGCCAATCGGGTCAGCGCTGCCGCCAGGGGCTGATAGGCCCGCAGCCCGATATCGCCGATTCCCACCTGTCGCATCAGCCCGGAGGGCAGTGCTCCCGTCCGGATCTGACGTAGATTTGAGGGTACCAAGGCTGCGAGTGTCGGATCGAGGGGTTCGGTATAGGTTGATTCATCCGCGCGGATGATCACCGGCTGCCAGCCAAACGCGGGGAGATGCCGCGCTAGATGCCGCGCCCTGTGCACCCCCGCCAGCGTCGCAGGCGGGAAATGCGGGGAGAGGATGGCGACTGTGCCTCGATTCACGGGAGGGTCAACCGCCGCGGACCATTGCTGTTTCGACCAGTCCAAGAAAAACTGCTTTCGCGTTGTCCCAGTTAAAATTCGTCTGGCCGAGTGTCCAGGCATGCGATCTTGCCAGGTATAGTTGGGTCGAATCAAAAAGAAATGAATCTATTTTTTTGGATAAATCTTCAAAGTCATGATTTTTATATAATATCAAAAATCCTGGGTTTTCCGAATTAAGGTGATGGTGGGCTTTGATGTCGGTAGCCAAGCAGGGTATCCCGCTCAATACATAGCTGAATATCTTGTTTGTTAGAGCAATGGAGCGGTTTTCGGTATTCCCTATTTCCGATGCGATTCCTAAATCATAGGCGGAACCGAGTCGTTCCATCTCATCTGGAGGGGATGGGTCAACAAAATGAATTCTTTTTTGAACGCCCAAATCAGTCGCAAGGTTTTCGATCTCGGCTTTGAATCCGACTGCTGGCGTGCCGCGGAGGTACAGATGCGGTTTCGAGCTTGCTCTCGCAATGGCGCGAACGACAGTCTCCAATCCTCGCCCGGGACCGATGGTTTGTGAAAACCAATAGACACTGGGTCCCGGCTGCGCCGTGCCGGACGCAGATGGTGCAGAAGGTGCGTTGGACTTGGGAAAAACATTGAGCAACGACACCGGTTCAGGCACGCCATAAATTTCGCGATATGCTTGAGCGATGAGGGGCGAAGCAGCCGTTATATATGACGAAGACGTCAAGTATGCTGCTTCGATGCTGTGAATAATAGCGTTTGGTGTGAGGTTGGCTGGCGTGTTCGGTAAGTCGCCGAGATGAAAGTCTTCCGCGTCGAAGGCGTGGACCGCTTTGTGAAGCGCGGCAGCTCTTGCAGCTGCTGCCAATCCAGTGGGGTAGTGCCCAATATAGAGATCTGCCGGAGGGGCCGAGCATGCGGTGGTAATCAAATCACGGCCGACCGGGGCTTGTGCATAGCTGGCTGTGAGTGCATTGCGCATGCCAATGCGACAGGCTTGCAGTGACAGGGCTTGGATCAGTTTCTGCCGGACGTGACGCATCCCCGGCGCAAGCTTTTTGCCGAATGGCACCGGTATCAAGGTCCAGCCGGGCGATGCAATCGCGCGGTCCTGTTCGACGCCCCAGGGCAGATAATAGCCGTGGACGATCTGAACGGCATATCCTGCTTCTTCAAGCGCTCTCGCCTCTTTGACCAGGCGTGGATTTGTCGAGAGGTGACCAGGAGAAACCAGACAAACCCTTTTCTTGGGGGGGCTCATTTGGAAACGGATGCCTTGCGGACTTGCTCATAGCAGTGGAGATACTGATCAACGATTGCATCGGCGCTGTAGCGGTCTGCACAGGCATCCCTGCACGCGCCTCGGTTCAGCTGATCGATCAACCCGACCGCCGCCACCAACTCATCCACCGTATCCCGCACGAAACCTGTCACCCCATCCTCGACGACTTCGGGCACGGCGCCGCGCCGCAGCCCGAGCACCGGCGTGCCGCAGGCCAACGCTTCCGCCATGACGATGCCGAAGGGCTCTTCCCAGAGGATCGGCATGAGGAAGGCTTTGGCCTGGCCCAGCAGCCGGTTCTTCGCGGCGTCATCGACAGGGCCGATCAGGCTGATCTGCTGCCCATCGATATGAGGTGCGATTTCCGCATCAAACCAGCTCTGCTTGTCCGCAGGAATATTGCCGGCGATGACCAGCCTGTGCCCGGAGCGCCTGGCGATCTCGATGGCGAGATGCGGTCCCTTGATCTCCTCGATCCGCCCGAGAAAGACCAGGGGCGCATCGGGCGCGACCTCGCGTTGGAACGTGTATGTCTCCAGCGGCACGCCGTTGGCCACCATGTGCCAGCGGCCGATATGCTTCACCGGCTCCATCATCCAATGGCTAATCGCGGTGAAGGCGAGGCTGCCGCCGGAGAGCCGCTGCGCCAGCGCCGTCGTCTGCGGGCTGATCGCGCGCTGATAGCTCATGATTTTCGGCAGGCGTGTCGGCAGAAGCGGCGCCATATAGGCCAGCCGCGAGAAGCTGTGCAGCAGGTCGAACGAGCCCTTCCGGACTTCGCGATACAGGCAGGCGGCATTGCGTAGCGTATCCAGCCGCGACGGGCTCGCCCCGCCGGGCCAGGGGACGAGCCGTCCGGCGCTGGCGGAATCGGGATGGGCGAACAGCGTCACGTCATGGCCTCGTGTCTCCAGCCCGCGTGCCAGCATGTCGACGATCCGCTCGATGCCGCCATAGAGCGTTGGCGGCACCGGGATTTCGGGATCGGCCGTGAGGGCGATGCTCAGCGGGCGCCCGGCATGCGATGGGGAAGGCATGTCAGGCGGTCCTTGCGCGTGCGGCGCCATTCCAGCCCCGCTGCTCCGAAAGCCGCTGGATGCGGCGGGCGATCTTCCAGCCGGTCACGCGGCGAAGACTGTGGAAGCCCGGGGGACCGTCCGGCTCGAGATCGGAGCCGCCCAGCGCGATCACCCGCCGCCGGGCCTGTTCGCGGAGGTCGGCGTGATCGGGATAGTAGGTGTAGTCGAAATCCTGGAGAATATTGGCGCACACCCGACGGGTTCGCGCGCTGTCCTCGGCCGCCAGAAGATGCCTGGTGCCGAGTGTCAGCGAGAGAAATGCCGATTCCACCGCCTTGCGCGACGCCTGGCCGGATAGGCTGCCGCTCAGCCCGGAGCGGTAGTACATTCTAGCTCCCGGCGCATAAAGCAGATCGGATGCGCCGACGAGCAGCCTTGCAAAGTACTCGAAATCATTGATCAGCGACAACCGCTCGTCCCACAGACCACGGCATTCGATCAGGCCACGCGGTATGAGCCAGAGTCCGCATTGCATCATCGGACGCGCGCCGCACCACTCCTGAACCATCCAATCGACCGGCTTGGCATCCCGATACATGGACAGCGGAGGGAAGGCCACTTCCTCCGGCGCCTCGCCATAAAACCGGTGCCATTCCCCCATCGCAATTGCGTCCATTCGTCCGGCCAATTTGGCGACCTGGCGCTCGATCATCTGGGCATGCATGATATCGTCGGCGTCGAAGAACTTGATGAGGGCACCGGTCGATGCAGCAAAGCCGGCATTGGCTGCAGCGCATTGGCCGCTATTGCTCTGTCGAATGACGCGGATGCGATCGCCGTACCCGTCCAGAACGATTGCTGTGTGATCTGTAGAGCCATCGTTGACGACGATGATTTCAAGATCGCGGTAGCTCTGCGAAAGAACGCTATCCAGCGCCGCCGGCAGATACGCAGCTGCATTGAAGGCAGGTATGATGACCGAAACGTTCAATTGATTATGCGCCAATCGCCCAAGCGGCGATAGGTGCATTTCGTCGGCTTGCGCTTCGCTCGAAGGTCACGACTATGCCGCATTGCCGCGCAGGGCCAATGCATTTCTCCAGCCACGCTGAAAATAGGAACGCTTGGAGGCCGCCACATAGTGGTGCATGACAGCGCGCGGTGCTGCGCCTTCCAACAGATCCGGCATGACGCGATAGTCCTCTACGAGCAGGGGCGCTGCCGTTTGTCTCGCGAGCAGCACTGCAGTGAGCGCCTGTTCCTGGAGATAGTTCGACTTTTCACGCTCCAACTGGATCCTGCACCAGAATTCCATCGCGTCCCAGTCGATTTGGCTGCGGTCGACTGCGTACAGGCCTACATTGACCTTTGCGGGAACGGGGCAACCTGCGAGTTCGCGCATTAGGCGCGAACTGTAGCCATAGGCTTCCACGACATCCTGCATGTAAATCGCGTGTGGACGCATAAACCAACTCAGCAACGCCTCGGGGCGCCGGAAAAACAACATGTCCGAGTCGAGGACGAGGCCCCAATCGTTCTGGCCGAGATGGATATCGGTGAGCTTGCGCAGATGCGGATAGACCTCTCGGCGCGCGCGCAGCACGGGGAAGCGCGCCTCCGGCAGTTCGCGGTCTAGCGTCTCGTTGATGGCTCGCGCATCGACGACAACAGCCCAGGGGACGACGCGGCTGATCGCGGCACAAATCTCGGACCCGAGCGTGCCGTCATCGTGAATAACGGGTGTGATCCGGAACGGACTGTGCTGCTGCAGTGACACGAAACAGGCCAGCGTCTGATACCAGAAACGCTGTCCGCTGAGGAAATTGACTTTGGTCGCCTCTTGGCGCTCCGGCTTCGCCACGAGCACTGGCAGTCGCCAAGCCGCCTGAACCATCTGGCGCCGTCCCTGCTCGGTCCGGATCTGCTCGAGTGGGCCGCCCTCGGCAATCGACTTCCGGATCAGGCCCATGGGGCGATGATAGCCGTAAAGCAGCAGTTTGCCTGCTCCGAGTGCGCGAGCGAATCTGTGGAGAGGATTGCCGCCGCTCATGCTGACCTCGACAATTGCGCTCGCCCCTCGATCAGCCCCGCGGACCCATGCCAGCGGATGGAGGCTGGCGGCGAATACCAGGGGCGCGCCCGAAGGGCGGCGCGGAGCTTGCGCAATGGGGCTGTCCAGGGAGCTATGGGGCTCCAGGGGCGCATGCCATGGACATCGAGAACCTGTACCCAGGTACGGTTGGAACTACGCGCATAGGCTTCGAGATAAGGTTGCGTCAGCCGACGCGCCGGAATGAGATGCTGCAGGATCAGTTCGGGCCGGTACGCCACCTGCCAGCTTTGCTCCAGAACCGACAGTATCATATCGTTGTCCTCTCCGGAGGCCAGATCCGTGCCGCGGCGGCCGAGCGATGTTCTGCGCGGATCGTTGGCCGCTGCGTGGACATAGCCGGCATAAGCGGCGCGACGAACCGCCATCCCCGCGCCGATCGGTGCGCAGCCAGGGTAGTCGCGCTGGTGTTCTCCAGCCCTGGTCCATTCTGCGACGATCGGCTGGTCCCCGAGATCGCGGCAGGCCAACGAAATCCCTGTTTCCGCAAACCAGCGCGGCGGTTCCACTTCGTAGACGGGCAGCGACTTTCCTCCGATCGCTCCGTAGCCCTCATGAGCGGAGAAGAGCGAAAGTACCTGCGCAAAGTAATCCTGCTTGAGAATGTTGTCGTCGTCGATATAGACGAGCACTTCGCCCGTAGATTCATGGAAGCCGCGGAGGCGGGCGAAGGTTAGGCCAAGCCGCTCTTCACGGATGATGCGGGCCCGCGAATGCCAGGTCACGTCGAACTTGCCTGCAAGAGGCGTCCGGCTGCCATTGTCGATCAGGAGCAATTCCCAGCAACAGTCCTTGGAGAGACCTGTCTGGGCACGGATCGACGCGAGCGTCGCCTCAAGATAATCCGGACGTGGCTCATGGCTACAGATAATGGCGGAGAGTTTCATGCCGAAAGGCCGAGCCGTCGAGACTGCGCGAGAGCAATGGTCCGTCGCAGCGACGCTTCATGGAGCGGACCGATCGTCGCAGGGCCGTAGCTGGCGACAACATGCGCGCGCGCGGCGCGTCCCATCTCCGCGGCCAACTCGGGATCGCGCAGCAGATGTATCAACGCCGCCGCGATGGCCTTCGGATCGCGTGGGGGCACCAGCAGGCCGGTTCGGCCATGCTCGATCATCTCGGCCATCCCGCCGGCCGATGAGGCGACGACCGCGCGCCCCGCCGCCATCGCCTCGAGGGCTACATTCGGAAAATTCTCCCAGACGCTGGGAAACACAGCGATTGATGCGCGAGCAAGCAAAGCCGGTATATCCTCATAAGGCACTCCGCCAAGATGGGTCACCCGTCCGGCAGCGCGACGATAGGCGCTCCACATCACATCGGCTACGGCAACATCCCGCCCCGGCATCGGCAGGGAACGACCAACCATGATGAACGCGGCATCAGGGACGTTTTTGATCACGGCAGGGACGGACTGGGCGAGTTCGATGACACCCTTTCGAACCTCCAGCTTGCCGACAAACAACACGGTCTTGACCTGCGGGGCGGGCACAAGCCCCAGCAGATCTGATGGCGGTACGAAGACGTTAGGCACAACCATACTGCGCGAGCTCGGAAGCCCCCATTCCTCGCTTAACCGCGTCAAAATCGCCTGGCTGGGTGCCACGACAAGGTCGGCGTCCAGCGTATGGCGGCGCTCGGGATCGGAACGGTCAGCTACCTCGCGCCAGTACGGCTTCGGGAGCTGGCCACGCCGGAGTCCACCAGCAAGGTAGCGCAACTTGCTGCCGATCCCTACGTAACTGCTGTTGATTGAATTGATGACGCTGCTGGGGGTATGCAATCTGACGATCAGCGGTATGTCGGGCCAGTCTTGGCGGATTCCCGCCGCATCCGCACCATATTCGGGGCCCTCGATCACATCGAAGGGCCGCATGCGATGCCTTTGTGCGAAAGGAGCGCGGATCGCTTCGGCAAACGGGGCCCGTTCTGCGATGACGGTCTCGACGCGGATTCCTGCTTCCGCTGCCGCTAGTGCGCCATCTCCAGCGCAGAAGACCTCAACCTCATGCCCAAGCCCGGCCAGCATACGAGCGGCGTTTCGAACATAGGTACCGATCCCACCCCCATGGGCGGTTCCAGCATATTCGAAGCTGATCAGGGCAAGCCGCATGCGATCGCTTGTTTAGGCCGCGGACAGCACATAATGTGCCATGGCTTGGGGAGACAGATAGCGGTCGAAAGCTGCTTGGTTACGTGCTTTGACCTGCGCCAGCCGCTCCGTCGGGTAACGGGCTAAAACGGCTTCAATGTCTCCAAGGCCGTAGGAATCGGTCTCGGCGAAATCGAAGACTTTCATGTCGAACCAGGGTTGAACTATCAACCTATCGGTCAACACTGGCAGGCCGATCATCAGCGCTGCTGTCATGATGTTTCGCCAACCATAATGGAAGCCTGTAGCGAACGTTCCCAGTCGACTCTGCGACAGCATCGTCTCGTAGTCGCTGACCGCCCCGATTACCATAGGGAAATCGCCTTTGACCAATCCCGACCGGTCGCCCGCATCGCAAGCGTAGGGGGGCGACCAGTTCAGGCGGCTGTGAATAGCGTATCGCGCAGACAGGCGACGTAGTTGCTCATGCAGGGCAACCCGATGCCGCGGCCATCCCCAGAGACTGTCCAACAGCACGATATCGCTCTGTTGCACGGCATTTCGGTAGGAGAGAAGCTCAGCATAGCGAACCTCGAAATCGACATCGTCATGATGCCAGTCGCGATCGCGCTTCAATCGCTTCGCGAGCTTGTGACGCAAATTGCGGAGCTTTGAATTGAGCCG contains:
- a CDS encoding acyltransferase, coding for MTPSASRLQLVELLRGLAAVSVAWFHLTATHKNSWVAASGTYGWLGVEVFFVISGFIVPYSMKKLFSRYRFRDAPIFLMRRIIRLEPAYIVSLLLVLALYHASRLAPSFQGIDQYYSPQQLLFHFFYLIPFTQHQWLQPVYWTLAYEFAFYLFMALTLSAFCGRHHRSAAIACVGILAAGILAGVLPARLMLFVMGFAVFRKETGFCGKGEALLLIAVAGFAMIMSGSTIEAICGSVTALLLAAGTGISFPPRAAAVITALGTISYSLYLVHIPIGGRVVNLGHRFVQTSSQEFALSILAMAISLCAAWVLWRLVERPSINASRKWAPRHLPSPLAVS
- a CDS encoding glycosyltransferase family A protein produces the protein MNVSVIIPAFNAAAYLPAALDSVLSQSYRDLEIIVVNDGSTDHTAIVLDGYGDRIRVIRQSNSGQCAAANAGFAASTGALIKFFDADDIMHAQMIERQVAKLAGRMDAIAMGEWHRFYGEAPEEVAFPPLSMYRDAKPVDWMVQEWCGARPMMQCGLWLIPRGLIECRGLWDERLSLINDFEYFARLLVGASDLLYAPGARMYYRSGLSGSLSGQASRKAVESAFLSLTLGTRHLLAAEDSARTRRVCANILQDFDYTYYPDHADLREQARRRVIALGGSDLEPDGPPGFHSLRRVTGWKIARRIQRLSEQRGWNGAARARTA
- a CDS encoding glycosyltransferase family 4 protein; its protein translation is MFYAHNATAAQQAAAGFGEAFTWDIDLTSGYDSQFLRNVAMRPGTDHFAGCDTPDIGELLEAGRFTCVLALGWHLKSMLQGIFAAKRRRLPVLVRGDSQLGTPRGRIKTEIKRLAYPLLLRAFDGALYVGERNRDYFRHYAYPETQLFHSPHCVDTKRFALAATADARQRLRARLGIGANEAVLLFAGKLIPFKRPLDLVDAVALLRRDGLNARMLVAGSGPLEPDIRKRAAELGVTVDLLGFQNQSEMPAAYAAADLLALPSTGRETWGLVCNEALASGTPIIVSDQAGCAPDLAREGRVGRSYDMGDVAALAKACTATLTDMPARAEIAAVSEASSLDRAADGIIAAVNALGSRRRLSATSEQLQ
- a CDS encoding glycosyltransferase family 4 protein; the encoded protein is MRLALISFEYAGTAHGGGIGTYVRNAARMLAGLGHEVEVFCAGDGALAAAEAGIRVETVIAERAPFAEAIRAPFAQRHRMRPFDVIEGPEYGADAAGIRQDWPDIPLIVRLHTPSSVINSINSSYVGIGSKLRYLAGGLRRGQLPKPYWREVADRSDPERRHTLDADLVVAPSQAILTRLSEEWGLPSSRSMVVPNVFVPPSDLLGLVPAPQVKTVLFVGKLEVRKGVIELAQSVPAVIKNVPDAAFIMVGRSLPMPGRDVAVADVMWSAYRRAAGRVTHLGGVPYEDIPALLARASIAVFPSVWENFPNVALEAMAAGRAVVASSAGGMAEMIEHGRTGLLVPPRDPKAIAAALIHLLRDPELAAEMGRAARAHVVASYGPATIGPLHEASLRRTIALAQSRRLGLSA
- a CDS encoding glycosyltransferase family 4 protein, which translates into the protein MAPHAQGPPDMPSPSHAGRPLSIALTADPEIPVPPTLYGGIERIVDMLARGLETRGHDVTLFAHPDSASAGRLVPWPGGASPSRLDTLRNAACLYREVRKGSFDLLHSFSRLAYMAPLLPTRLPKIMSYQRAISPQTTALAQRLSGGSLAFTAISHWMMEPVKHIGRWHMVANGVPLETYTFQREVAPDAPLVFLGRIEEIKGPHLAIEIARRSGHRLVIAGNIPADKQSWFDAEIAPHIDGQQISLIGPVDDAAKNRLLGQAKAFLMPILWEEPFGIVMAEALACGTPVLGLRRGAVPEVVEDGVTGFVRDTVDELVAAVGLIDQLNRGACRDACADRYSADAIVDQYLHCYEQVRKASVSK
- a CDS encoding glycosyl transferase, with amino-acid sequence MSGGNPLHRFARALGAGKLLLYGYHRPMGLIRKSIAEGGPLEQIRTEQGRRQMVQAAWRLPVLVAKPERQEATKVNFLSGQRFWYQTLACFVSLQQHSPFRITPVIHDDGTLGSEICAAISRVVPWAVVVDARAINETLDRELPEARFPVLRARREVYPHLRKLTDIHLGQNDWGLVLDSDMLFFRRPEALLSWFMRPHAIYMQDVVEAYGYSSRLMRELAGCPVPAKVNVGLYAVDRSQIDWDAMEFWCRIQLEREKSNYLQEQALTAVLLARQTAAPLLVEDYRVMPDLLEGAAPRAVMHHYVAASKRSYFQRGWRNALALRGNAA
- a CDS encoding glycosyltransferase encodes the protein MDWSKQQWSAAVDPPVNRGTVAILSPHFPPATLAGVHRARHLARHLPAFGWQPVIIRADESTYTEPLDPTLAALVPSNLRQIRTGALPSGLMRQVGIGDIGLRAYQPLAAALTRLAQAERIDAVLITGSPFYPMLMARMVQTRLALPVILDFQDPWISAEGALRPRWSKGGLAHRLALALEPRAVRHASFVTSVSDRQNSEMAQRYPWLDRSRMAAIPIGGDPADFEMLRANPPVNLQVRLDPDRINLSYVGTFLPRAGALVRALFAGLRLLCEREPALANRIRLNFVGTSNQPSGAGAHLVTPLAAQEGVATLVQETPQRVPYLEALSLLAQSNGLLMIGSDEPHYTASKIYPNLMAKRPFLSLFHDASSAHAILSAAGGGSAFSFSTLQDLPGLTPAIADTLRAMALQPERFGASDPAVYEPYTARNLAGQFAAVLDKACA
- a CDS encoding glycosyltransferase; protein product: MKLSAIICSHEPRPDYLEATLASIRAQTGLSKDCCWELLLIDNGSRTPLAGKFDVTWHSRARIIREERLGLTFARLRGFHESTGEVLVYIDDDNILKQDYFAQVLSLFSAHEGYGAIGGKSLPVYEVEPPRWFAETGISLACRDLGDQPIVAEWTRAGEHQRDYPGCAPIGAGMAVRRAAYAGYVHAAANDPRRTSLGRRGTDLASGEDNDMILSVLEQSWQVAYRPELILQHLIPARRLTQPYLEAYARSSNRTWVQVLDVHGMRPWSPIAPWTAPLRKLRAALRARPWYSPPASIRWHGSAGLIEGRAQLSRSA